TGGTAAAGTTCTTGTTCAGATAGAAACTGGCCGTCTCATCCACTGACCAGCTCATGGTGCAATGGTCCAGGATGATGTCCTTCCGGTTGCGGCCCCAGATGGCGTCATTGTCCACCTTGGCCTCATCCCCCAGCCTAAACCGCATGTACCTAATGATGACGTTGTCCGCGTCTACCGTCACGGTCTGGTTGCTGATGCAGATACCATCTCCGGGCGCGGTCTGGCCGGCAATGGTGAGGTTACCGTTCTTGATGGGGAGAGGCGTCAATAATTTGATGGTGCCGCTCACTCTAAAGACGATGGTTCTGGCCCCGGTGGCCAACACGGCCGCCCTGAAACTACCCGCACCCGCGTCATTAAGGTTGGTTACTTCTATGACCGCCCCGCCTCTGCCGCCCGTAGTGAACCTTCCAAAGCCTTCTGCCTCCGGAAACGCCAGTTGCTGAGCCTGTGCATTGGCACCCGACCAGAGCAGCGCCACTAAAGAAAGAGTGCAGAGTAAGCTTTTTTTCATGTCTTGTTTGCTTAGGGGTGAGCGCTTTTAATTCTATCCTCGTTTTTGGCCTCTTTTCTGGAAAACAGGTCAAAAACGTTTATTCTTACTTGCCTGTACTACCTGCGGGCTTATGAGCCAATGGGTCCCAGTCTCCGAAGATCTTTTTCAAGGTATATTCCTGCATCTCTGCCTCCGTGAGTTGTTTTGACCATTTCACTCTGGCTTTTGGATTGGCACCGGGGCCCGATGACTTGTATTCAGCGTACAGCACCTGCTTCTCCGCTTGGGGTTTGTTCCAGTTGTGCCAGCCTTCTGGGTTGATGTGCTTGCCCAGGTAGGTGTTCAGGAAAACGGTTTTGGCGAAGGGCCTCCAGGGACGGCCCAGGAAATAAGATTTTTCTGGCGCATCGCCGGTGAGGCGGCAGTTTATAAACACGAAACCGTAGGGCTGGCCCTCCAGGGTAGAGGCAGCCGTCACGTAATTACCGCCCTTCTTGCTGTAGATTTCACAGTTCTCAAAAACGGCCGTAGACCACCCGAAGATGAAGTCTGTAGTCCCTTCTATGTAGCAGTTTCGATAGTATTGTCGGCTCTTTTCACCATGTGGATACAACGTGTCTTGAAAGCCCAGGAAACGACAGTTCTGAAACATGACCTTGTCACCGTCCACGCGCACCGCCACCGCCTGCCCCACCGGACCGGCGCTGTTCTCAAACGTGAGGTTCTCGGCCTTGAAATCATCCCCGAAGACAAAGAAACTGGTAGAGCCCGTGGTACCCATCTCCTCGCCAAACCGGTTTTTCTTGGCCGCAAAGTCATCATAGGTCAAGATGGTTTTCTGCACGTCCTGCCCTATCAAATGCACACCGGTTTTAGTGGCCGCCAGCGTGAGTTTCTCTTTGTAGACGCCGTTCTTGATGTAGATGGTGGTAGGATTCTTCCGGAAATCTGGAACGGCGTTGATGGCCTCCTGCACGGTCTTAAACTGGCCACTGCCATCCTGGGCTACCACAAAATCATAAGATTGCGCTCGGGCCTGCACCTGTAAAATGCCTAGCAGAAAAACCAACATCAGAAGCTTTTTGAACACCATAGCAGAGTTTAGTTAGCAGCTGATTGGTTCATTTCCTCAAACTCCAGAGAGGCCATGATGAACGGAGACACCGCCTTCGGGTCATTGTCGCGCTTCTCTTCATGAATGTAGTATTCATAAGAACCAGACCGGTACGGCGTGCCGCCCAAACCGGCCACCGCGCACACCTGCGTAATGCTGATGGTGCCGTCTGGATTTTCCTTAATGAGGTTATGGATAAGGCCTTTATACCCGTTTTTGGCGTTCTGCAGGTACTTTTTGTCTATGTAACCCTTCTTTACCGCTTTCACCAGAAAGTAAGTGAACATGCTGGAGGCAGAGGCTTCTAAGTAATTGCCTTCTTTTCCCCCTTGGTCTACTACCTGCCACCATAGTCCGGTGGCGGGGTCCTGGTATTGGGCAATGGAGCCGGCCATTTTCTGGGTGATGTTCAGGATTTCCTTGCGCTTGGGATGGTCTTGCGGAAAGTTGTCCAGCACGTCAACCAAAGCCATGGCGTACCAGCCCATGGCCCGTCCCCAGACATTAGGAGACAAGCCAGTCTGTTTATCGGCCCAGGGTTGCTCTCGTTTCTCGTCCCAGCCGTGGTAAAACAGGTTTTTCTCCTTTACATAGGTGTGCTTGTCAACCAGCATGATTTGCAGGGCCACGTCATCAAAGAGGGCCGGCTCCTTATAGGCGGCGGCGTACTGCGTTAAAAACGGCGAGGCCATGTACAAGCCGTCCAGCCACATTTGGTGCGGGTAGATTTTCTTGTGCCAAAAACCACCTTCAGAGGTTCTGGGGTGGGTGCGCATCTGGTCACGCAACTCGTCCAGGGCAATCTTGTATTTCTGCTGACCGGTCTCTTTGTACAAGGCCATCAGGAATTTGCCCGGGTTGACGCGGTCAATGTTGTAATCCGTCTTTTTGTAGGTTTTTATCTTGCCATCGGCGGTGATCATGGTATCTGCGAAAGCCTTGATATACGTCAGGTACTTCTGGTCTCCGGTGCGCTTCCAGACCCGTTCCAGGGCGCTGGCGAACAAGCCTTGCGTGTAATCCCATTTCGGCTCCTTTCTAAAGTCAATCATCCATCCCTCCGGGCTGCGCTTCATCTCAGAATCGGCCATCCAGACGGAATAAGGTTTGCCAGACGGCGAGGTTACCGCAGCGGTGTCACCGGCAGAGTTTTGTCCGGTTTTACAGGCCATGAACAGCAATGCCAGCAACAGAGGAAAGGAAAACAGGGTACGCTTTTTCATAGGAGGATGCTTGTCAGTCTTTTCAAAAACACTGTCTAATTCGTGTTCAGGAGTAAATCGTTTTTAGGCTCTTTTCCAGAAATCAGGGCAAAAACGGCCTTAGGGTTTGGTAGGATTCCAGTGGTCGTTTCCACCCAGCACTACCTCTGGCTTGGACAGCTTTTTGGCTTCTTTGCGCTTGAGTTGTCTGGACCAAGGCTCTCGTTTTTCTGGCGCGGCACCCGGCCCGGTTGATTTATACTCAGCGTAGAAAGCAGTTTTCTCGGCTTCGGGTTTCTTCCAGTTATGCCAGCCTTCGGGCCTGATGAATTCGCCTAAATTAGTGTTCAAAAATACGGTCTGCGCATAGGGTCGCCAGGGTCTGCCCAGATACACTTTGGTTGCCTCGGGAGATGCTGTGACGGTGCAGTTTTTAAACACATACCCGTAAGGTTGTCCTTGCGGCGTAGAGGCGGCCGTGATGTAGGAGTTCTTCTTGCAATGAATGAGGCAATTTTCAAAAAACGCCGTGGCCGGCCCGAAGATGAAGTCCGTAGTGCCCTCTATGTAGCAGTCTTTGTAATACTGGCGGCTGTTGCCTACCCCAGTGTAGAGCGTGTCCTGGTCGCCTATGATGCGGCAGTTGGTGAATACGCAACGGTCTGCTTCTACGTGCAAAGCCACTGCCTGCCCTACCGGCCCGGCGCTGTTCTGGAAGGTGATGTTCTCGGCCCGGAACTCGTTGCCCTGCACCAGCACCGTGTAAGAATTAAAGGTGTTGATGTCGCCCTTGCCAGAAAAATCGTCCCAGACCAGGATGGTTTTCTCTTTGTCTTCCCCGATGAAAGAGATTTTCGTCTTCCAGGACGAAACGACGATCTTCTCTTTGTAGGTGCCGTTTTTGATATGAATCTCGATCCTGTTCTCAGGAAAAGCGGGCACCGCATCTACCGCCGACTGCACCGTGGTATAATCGCCGGAGCCGTCCTGCGCCACCACCAGTTGCTTGTGCTGGGCCTGCGCCAGAAACGGAAAGATGACAACTGCTAAAACCGCTATCCACTTCATAGACCAGTCCTCTTACTTTACCAGGTTGTTCAGGTACACTTCAATGTTGGAGTATTGCTTGTGCAAGGTAAAGGCCGCTGCATCTGTTGCGCTGGCCGGGTTCAGTTGGTGCTGCACCTCCCAGGCGTCGGGCATGCCGTCCTTGTCCTTGTCTTCCGGGGCCGGAGCAGTTTTCAGGGCTGGGTAGCCGCCTGCCTCCTGGGGCGTGTCAATGATGCCGTTTTTTTGCTTGCCGTTGGCAGAGTTGCCGTTCTTCACTTCTTGCACCAGGCGGGCATCTACCGCATCTCGCTTGTAGCTGGCACCGGCACCGGCCAACACCGCCTCAAAGGCAGCCAGTGGCTCTTGTATCTTGATGCTGGTCACCGCAAAGGCTTTGGTTACTTTA
The nucleotide sequence above comes from Nibribacter ruber. Encoded proteins:
- a CDS encoding pectinesterase family protein — encoded protein: MLVFLLGILQVQARAQSYDFVVAQDGSGQFKTVQEAINAVPDFRKNPTTIYIKNGVYKEKLTLAATKTGVHLIGQDVQKTILTYDDFAAKKNRFGEEMGTTGSTSFFVFGDDFKAENLTFENSAGPVGQAVAVRVDGDKVMFQNCRFLGFQDTLYPHGEKSRQYYRNCYIEGTTDFIFGWSTAVFENCEIYSKKGGNYVTAASTLEGQPYGFVFINCRLTGDAPEKSYFLGRPWRPFAKTVFLNTYLGKHINPEGWHNWNKPQAEKQVLYAEYKSSGPGANPKARVKWSKQLTEAEMQEYTLKKIFGDWDPLAHKPAGSTGK
- a CDS encoding glycoside hydrolase family 88/105 protein, whose amino-acid sequence is MKKRTLFSFPLLLALLFMACKTGQNSAGDTAAVTSPSGKPYSVWMADSEMKRSPEGWMIDFRKEPKWDYTQGLFASALERVWKRTGDQKYLTYIKAFADTMITADGKIKTYKKTDYNIDRVNPGKFLMALYKETGQQKYKIALDELRDQMRTHPRTSEGGFWHKKIYPHQMWLDGLYMASPFLTQYAAAYKEPALFDDVALQIMLVDKHTYVKEKNLFYHGWDEKREQPWADKQTGLSPNVWGRAMGWYAMALVDVLDNFPQDHPKRKEILNITQKMAGSIAQYQDPATGLWWQVVDQGGKEGNYLEASASSMFTYFLVKAVKKGYIDKKYLQNAKNGYKGLIHNLIKENPDGTISITQVCAVAGLGGTPYRSGSYEYYIHEEKRDNDPKAVSPFIMASLEFEEMNQSAAN
- a CDS encoding pectinesterase family protein, translating into MKWIAVLAVVIFPFLAQAQHKQLVVAQDGSGDYTTVQSAVDAVPAFPENRIEIHIKNGTYKEKIVVSSWKTKISFIGEDKEKTILVWDDFSGKGDINTFNSYTVLVQGNEFRAENITFQNSAGPVGQAVALHVEADRCVFTNCRIIGDQDTLYTGVGNSRQYYKDCYIEGTTDFIFGPATAFFENCLIHCKKNSYITAASTPQGQPYGYVFKNCTVTASPEATKVYLGRPWRPYAQTVFLNTNLGEFIRPEGWHNWKKPEAEKTAFYAEYKSTGPGAAPEKREPWSRQLKRKEAKKLSKPEVVLGGNDHWNPTKP